A section of the Humulus lupulus chromosome 2, drHumLupu1.1, whole genome shotgun sequence genome encodes:
- the LOC133814519 gene encoding RNA polymerase II degradation factor 1-like, whose translation MAKTSRKAGQTGQTSESMPNQPPPQSVAEDEPQVELEEEDLRTTLIRDTTIALEAASQLARGQPTPASQPDHPPSSHPQQNLQSEHPKYHHNPSHPWSPQRPEQPPTAQHERPTQNPDRNNKQQPPS comes from the exons ATGGCGAAAACCTCTAGGAAAGCGGGTCAGACGGGGCAGACATCTGAGAgtatgccaaatcaacctcctccacaaagTGTAGCAGAGGACGAGCCACAGGTGGAACTGGAAGAAGAGGACTTGCGAACAACTTTGATa AGAGACACCACAATTGCTTTAGAAGCAGCTAgtcagttggctcgaggacaacCTACACCAGCCTCTCAACCAGATCACCCACCAAGCTCTCACCCTCAACAAAATCTGCAGTCAGAGCATCCCAAGTATCATCACAATCCATCACACCCATGGAGTCCTCAAAGACCAGAGCAACCTCCCACTGCTCAGCATGAAAGACCAACCCAAAATCCTGACAGAAACAACAAGCAACAACCACCCTCTTGA